Sequence from the Erythrobacter insulae genome:
TCTTGTCCGGGTGATCGAAGGGGTCTTGAATAAGGGATTGAACATCAAATTCATGCAAGGTGGCACGAATCACCTTATTGACCGGGTGGGCTGTTTCACTCCCAAACGGACCGATTTGACAGAGCTTGGCCCGGGCGAAATCGGATTTATTACCGCGCAGATCAAAGAGGTTGAACAAGCCCGCGTTGGTGACACGATTACCACCGTAAAGGGCGGGGCGACCGAAGCACTGCCGGGCTATAAAGAAGTGCAACCGGTGGTGTTCTGTGGTCTCTTCCCCGTGGATGCCGCGGACTTTGAAAAGCTGCGTGAGAGCATCGGCAAATTGCGGCTCAACGATGCGAGCTTCAGTTTCGAAATGGAAAGCTCTGCCGCGCTGGGTTTTGGTTTTCGTGCGGGCTTTCTCGGGTTGCTGCACCTTGAGATTATTCAAGAACGCCTTAGCCGCGAATACGATCTTGATCTGATTACCACAGCGCCGTCTGTGGTTTACCGGCTGCAACTGGCGAAGACCAAGAATGAAGATGCGAAAGAGGTGTTGATCCACAACCCTGCCGATTGGCCCGATGTAAACCGGATTTCTGCGGTGGAGGAGCCGTGGATCAAGGCGGTGATTTACACGCCTGACGAGCACCTGGGAGCTATCCTGAAACTGTGTCAGGACAGGCGCGGAGTGCAGACGGATCTGACCTATGTCGGGGGCCGCGCGCAGGTGACTTATGAGTTGCCTTTGAATGAGGTGGTGTTCGATTTTTACGACCGACTGAAGTCCATTTCGCGGGGCTATGCCAGCTTTGATTATGAGCAGATCGGCCTGCGCGAAGGCGACCTTGTTAAGATGAACATCCTGGTCAACAACGAGCCAGTCGATGCCCTATCGCTGATCGTCCATGCAGGGGTCGCTGAAGAGCGTGGCCGCGGCATGTGCGAACGCCTTAAAGATTTGATTCCACGGCATTTATTCAAGATTCCGGTGCAGGCTGCCATCGGCGGAAAGATCATCGCGCGCGAAACCATTGCGGCCATGCGCAAAGATGTGACGGCCAAGTGTTATGGCGGCGATATTTCGCGTAAAAAGAAACTGCTGGAAAAGCAGAAAAAAGGCAAAGCCAAGATGCGCGAATACGGCAATGTCTCCATCCCGCAGGAAGCGTTTATCGCAGCCCTGCGGATGGGGGATGAATAGCGCGGCGAACCCGGCAGCGCTTTCGCTTTATCAAATTTCGCAAGGTTGCGCCGCCTCTCGCAGGCTGGGC
This genomic interval carries:
- the lepA gene encoding translation elongation factor 4, producing MTDLSKIRNFSIIAHIDHGKSTLADRLIQFTGGLTLREMSEQVLDNMDIERERGITIKAQTVRLNYTAKDGETYQLNLMDTPGHVDFAYEVSRSLAACEGALLIVDAAQGVEAQTLANVYQSIEHDHEIVPVINKVDLPAAEPERVREEIEEVIGLDASEAVMTSAKTGIGIEDVLEAVVARIPPPKGEREKPLKASLVDSWYDPYLGVVILVRVIEGVLNKGLNIKFMQGGTNHLIDRVGCFTPKRTDLTELGPGEIGFITAQIKEVEQARVGDTITTVKGGATEALPGYKEVQPVVFCGLFPVDAADFEKLRESIGKLRLNDASFSFEMESSAALGFGFRAGFLGLLHLEIIQERLSREYDLDLITTAPSVVYRLQLAKTKNEDAKEVLIHNPADWPDVNRISAVEEPWIKAVIYTPDEHLGAILKLCQDRRGVQTDLTYVGGRAQVTYELPLNEVVFDFYDRLKSISRGYASFDYEQIGLREGDLVKMNILVNNEPVDALSLIVHAGVAEERGRGMCERLKDLIPRHLFKIPVQAAIGGKIIARETIAAMRKDVTAKCYGGDISRKKKLLEKQKKGKAKMREYGNVSIPQEAFIAALRMGDE